A DNA window from Turicibacter sp. TJ11 contains the following coding sequences:
- a CDS encoding YlbF family regulator, protein MNKQTNLPSFEKLKEKLSTDPVLERYRQLTQKVHQNDKLLGLYDDYIQKQKELIKLEYYGKTNASSQKEAELKAIEAKLYDNPLFNEYIQTQIELNELFLTMTHIIQYKVNKHLSE, encoded by the coding sequence ATGAACAAACAAACTAATTTACCTTCTTTTGAAAAGTTAAAAGAGAAACTATCAACGGATCCTGTTTTAGAGCGTTATCGTCAGCTAACCCAAAAGGTTCATCAAAATGATAAACTTTTGGGATTATACGATGACTATATTCAAAAGCAAAAAGAGTTGATTAAACTAGAGTACTATGGAAAAACGAATGCTTCTTCACAAAAAGAGGCTGAGTTAAAAGCTATTGAAGCCAAGCTTTATGATAATCCACTGTTTAATGAATATATTCAAACTCAAATTGAGTTAAATGAACTCTTTTTAACTATGACTCATATCATACAATATAAGGTTAATAAACATCTTAGTGAATAG
- the cotE gene encoding outer spore coat protein CotE — protein sequence MNDIREIVTKAVIGKGKKRFKITSPLNDLRSPADSILGCWIINHKFGARKCDNSVAVKGVYDINVWYSFADNTQTEVARQTIEYDDQVNVHRTIRDCLYEGDEVIARTIQQPTCVDARIEDGEIVVEVEFEIVVEVIGETKMRVSILGPVESDMDSDDDDEDEIDQQINPNFLKNSPFRGE from the coding sequence ATGAATGATATTCGTGAAATTGTAACTAAAGCTGTAATTGGAAAAGGTAAAAAAAGATTTAAAATCACATCGCCTCTTAATGATTTGAGAAGTCCAGCAGATAGTATTTTAGGTTGCTGGATTATTAATCATAAATTCGGAGCAAGAAAATGTGATAATTCTGTTGCTGTAAAAGGTGTTTATGACATTAACGTTTGGTATTCATTTGCTGACAATACGCAAACAGAAGTAGCTCGTCAAACAATTGAATATGATGACCAAGTTAATGTTCATCGTACAATTCGTGATTGCCTATACGAAGGTGATGAAGTGATCGCAAGAACAATTCAACAACCAACTTGTGTAGACGCTCGAATTGAAGATGGAGAAATTGTGGTTGAGGTAGAATTTGAAATTGTGGTTGAGGTCATTGGAGAAACAAAAATGCGCGTTTCAATCTTAGGTCCAGTCGAAAGTGATATGGATAGTGACGACGATGATGAAGATGAAATCGACCAACAAATTAATCCAAATTTCTTGAAAAATTCACCTTTTAGAGGAGAATAA